In Zingiber officinale cultivar Zhangliang chromosome 8B, Zo_v1.1, whole genome shotgun sequence, a single genomic region encodes these proteins:
- the LOC122016341 gene encoding pentatricopeptide repeat-containing protein At4g14850-like produces the protein MRFSPDPQSLAAAVELAIATRSALLGRAAHAVAVKNLSPGPLPAFLSSHFVNMYSKLDLPSAAAAVLSLDPDPSVVTWTALISGASQNGRPLSALAHFAAMLRSSVRPNDFTFPSAFKAAASARMPLAGRQIHTTAFKCGFLGDAFVACGALDMYYKTGLCVDARRLFGEMPQRSVVAWNAVMTNAVQDGRPVEAIDAFVKLRLDGGVPNTISLCAFLNACAGVSYSSLGAQLHAFVIQSGFLDDVSVGNGFIDFYGKCHMVFEAQKLFDEMRIRNDVSWCSLIVVYAQNYAEEEAFRVYLGARREGILPTDFIVSSVLTTCAGLSGLDLGRSLHAVAVYSCIAGNIFVGSALVDMYGKCGSIREAEQAFEELQQPNLISWNALIGGYAQLGDAHMALSVFDDMIRCGQVAPNYITFVNVISACGRGGFTKEGLYLFEAMKERFGIEPRTEHYACVVDLLGRAGMEERAYEFIKTMPVTPSIPMWGALLGSCKIHGKTELGRIAAQKLFEIDPQDSGNHVLLSNMFASAGRWTEATEVRKEMKDVGIKKDPGCSWITWKNVVHVFQAKDTTHEMNTEIQATLRRLTKEMQAAGYTPDTQYVLYDLEEEEKETEVLQHSEKLALAFGIISIPPSLPIRITKNLRVCGDCHQYIKFISGIVDREIVVRDNNRFHYFKDYQCSCGDYW, from the exons ATGCGTTTCTCTCCGGACCCGCAGTCGCTTGCCGCCGCCGTCGAGCTCGCGATCGCCACTCGCTCCGCCCTCCTCGGACGCGCCGCCCATGCCGTCGCGGTCAAGAACCTGTCCCCTGGACCGCTCCCCGCCTTCCTCTCCAGTCACTTCGTCAACATGTACTCCAAGCTCGACCTCCCTTCCGCCGCCGCAGCCGTGCTCTCCCTCGATCCTGACCCCTCCGTCGTCACTTGGACCGCTCTCATCTCAGGTGCCTCCCAGAACGGTCGTCCCCTTTCCGCCCTGGCCCACTTCGCCGCCATGCTCCGCTCCTCCGTCCGCCCCAACGACTTCACCTTTCCTTCCGCCTTCAAGGCCGCCGCCTCTGCCCGGATGCCCCTCGCCGGACGTCAGATTCATACCACGGCCTTCAAGTGCGGCTTCCTTGGCGACGCCTTCGTGGCCTGCGGCGCCCTCGATATGTACTACAAAACTGGTCTCTGTGTCGATGCGCGACGCCTGTTTGGAGAAATGCCTCAGAGAAGTGTAGTAGCTTGGAACGCTGTAATGACCAATGCGGTGCAAGATGGACGGCCAGTTGAGGCAATCGACGCCTTCGTCAAGCTTCGTTTGGATGGAGGAGTCCCAAACACCATCTCTCTTTGTGCCTTCTTAAACGCCTGCGCTGGTGTTTCTTACTCGTCTCTTGGAGCCCAGCTCCATGCCTTCGTGATCCAATCGGGGTTCCTTGATGATGTTTCAGTCGGCAATGGGTTCATTGATTTCTATGGTAAATGTCACATGGTTTTCGAGGCACAGAAATTGTTTGATGAAATGCGCATTAGGAATGATGTCTCATGGTGCTCCCTAATAGTTGTATATGCACAGAATTATGCTGAAGAAGAGGCTTTTAGAGTGTATCTGGGTGCAAGGAGAGAAGGAATTCTGCCCACCGATTTCATTGTCTCTAGTGTCCTCACCACTTGTGCTGGCCTTTCAGGGCTCGACCTTGGTCGCTCATTGCATGCTGTTGCCGTCTATTCTTGCATTGCCGGTAACATATTTGTTGGGAGTGCTCTTGTTGACATGTATGGTAAATGTGGGAGCATCAGGGAGGCAGAGCAGGCATTTGAAGAATTGCAACAGCCGAATCTCATCTCGTGGAATGCTCTGATAGGAGGGTATGCTCAGCTTGGTGATGCGCATATGGCTCTCTCTGTGTTTGATGACATGATAAGATGTGGTCAGGTAGCACCCAACTACATCACATTTGTGAACGTGATCAGTGCTTGTGGCAGGGGAGGATTCACAAAGGAGGGATTATACTTGTTTGAGGCGATGAAAGAAAGGTTTGGGATTGAACCAAGAACAGAGCACTATGCATGTGTGGTGGATTTACTTGGACGTGCAGGGATGGAAGAGCGTGCTTATGAGTTTATCAAAACAATGCCAGTTACGCCATCAATCCCCATGTGGGGAGCACTTCTTGGTTCTTGCAAAATTCACGGGAAGACTGAGTTGGGAAGGATCGCTGCACAGAAGCTGTTTGAGATTGACCCCCAAGACTCTGGGAATCACGTGCTGCTCTCCAACATGTTTGCTTCAGCTGGAAG ATGGACAGAAGCAACAGAAGTGCGGAAGGAAATGAAAGATGTCGGGATCAAGAAAGATCCAGGATGCAGTTGGATCACATGGAAGAATGTGGTGCATGTTTTCCAAGCAAAGGACACAACCCATGAGATGAACACTGAAATCCAAGCGACATTGCGCAGACTAACAAAGGAGATGCAGGCAGCTGGATACACACCTGATACGCAATATGTCCTTTATgatttagaagaagaagaaaaggagactgAGGTGCTCCAGCACAGTGAGAAGCTTGCTCTGGCCTTTGGGATCATCTCCATTCCCCCCAGCCTCCCGATAAGAATCACCAAAAATCTCCGAGTATGCGGGGACTGCCACCAGTATATTAAGTTCATCTCAGGCATTGTTGATCGAGAGATCGTTGTGAGGGACAACAACAGGTTCCATTATTTTAAAGATTATCAGTGCTCTTGCGGGGATTATTGGTGA
- the LOC122016342 gene encoding uncharacterized protein LOC122016342, with the protein MASLQATFALGAPQRRSHVRLSPANTIVLRPTSHLFRRRLCSSSSSVASCIPREGSSNGKAAAAAALQALAVAAACAVGASVCLSRAAVISNVSPLRKPDSIPTWTAPAPAPAPASAGEERRMGRAGKTPLLLDEIMFRRKGPGTECEDPCKKLIDHAFAILPSPWDDQFRLLEQISKGKITDLNRGKHEEYEIQIAMVQLYLAMHQFHDAKEVLQSLEGIESDARIDRLQAVVHVMLAMEKMLRKATTTKEEDKEIKDLLDSAKESWKKFEKNKDLQNEPDTNDDNS; encoded by the exons ATGGCGTCCCTCCAAGCTACCTTCGCCCTCGGAGCCCCTCAGAGACGAAGCCACGTCCGCCTCTCGCCGGCGAACACTATTGTTCTCCGGCCAACTTCTCATCTTTTCAGACGTCGCCTTTGCTCATCGTCGTCGTCGGTTGCCTCCTGCATCCCTCGCGAAGGATCGAGCAACGggaaggcggcggcggcggcggcgctgcAGGCACTGGCCGTGGCTGCGGCTTGCGCGGTGGGTGCTTCCGTTTGCCTGTCGAGGGCAGCAGTGATATCTAACGTATCCCCGTTAAGGAAGCCAGATTCCATACCCACATGGACTgcgccggcgccggcgccggcgccAGCGAGCGCGGGAGAAGAGCGCAGGATGGGCAGGGCGGGGAAGACGCCGCTTTTACTAGACGAGATCATGTTCAGGAGGAAGGGGCCAGGAACAGAGTGCGAGGATCCTTGCAAAAAGCTCATCGATCATGCTTTTGCCATTCTTCCATCACCATGGGACGACCAATTTCGTTTGCTGGAACAGATATCAAAG GGTAAAATAACTGATTTAAATAGAGGAAAACACGAAGAATATGAAATACAAATTGCGATGGTGCAGTTATACTTGGCCATG CACCAGTTTCATGATGCGAAAGAAGTCTTGCAGTCGCTGGAGGGCATTGAAAGCGACGCCAGAATTGATCGTCTCCAG GCTGTTGTCCATGTGATGTTGGCCATGGAGAAAATGTTGAGGAAAGCCACCACGACAAAGGAGGAGGATAAAGAAATAAAGGACTTACTCGATAGTGCCAAGGAGTCGTggaaaaaatttgaaaagaaCAAGGACTTACAGAATGAGCCAGATACTAACGATGACAATAGTTGA
- the LOC122013723 gene encoding uncharacterized protein LOC122013723, translating to MEVIVLRLKSEEAFYFGDRDAGTERVASVTFKEPRPLEIALLLSGATIVDRVVNIASVENYVPTIVEAFEEQQVAVNEVEIAIPDSMTNVEWYQSEVVPLHFPPLFCSLSKPSLVAVEATNLAAVADFLRVHAVPKT from the exons ATGGAGGTAATTGTCCTGAGATTAAAGAGTGAAGAAGCGTTCTATTTTGG GGACAGGGACGCAGGTACTGAGCGGGTTGCGTCTGTAACATTTAAAGAACCAAGACCTCTGGAGATCGCATTGTTACTATCG GGTGCCACTATTGTTGACCGAGTTGTCAACATAGCGTCTGTTGAAAATTATGTTCCTACGATTGTGGAGGCATTTGAAGA GCAGCAAGTTGCAGTGAATGAGGTAGAAATTGCAATCCCTGACTCCATGACAAATGTTGAG tggtatcagagcgaggttgtcCCCCTTCACTTTCCTCCCTTGTTCTGTTCTCTGTCTAAACCCTCCCTCGTAGCTGTTGAAGCCACAAATCTCGCTGCCGTAGCAGATTTCCTCCGGGTGCATGCAGTGCCGAAGACATAA
- the LOC122017447 gene encoding RING-H2 finger protein ATL70-like has translation MVGHPYDSFSTASARAMQPAQEPPRVTGLGVGLAVSVAAFLLVAATGIASYYCTRMREEDDATAARGAAAAAAGIDEATLMRWPKVVYSEASDACGGLEKGCCAICLAEYGEGDVLRRLPDCGHLFHVECVDPWLRSHSSCPVCRTSPEKPAKMKPATPPRAVVLSIES, from the coding sequence ATGGTGGGGCATCCTTATGACAGCTTCAGCACTGCCTCCGCCCGCGCCATGCAGCCGGCCCAGGAGCCGCCGCGGGTGACTGGCTTAGGCGTCGGCCTCGCCGTCTCCGTCGCGGCCTTCCTCCTGGTGGCGGCCACCGGAATCGCCTCCTACTATTGCACCAGAATGAGGGAGGAGGATGACGCCACGGCAGCGCGGGGggcggccgccgccgccgccggcatTGACGAGGCGACGCTGATGAGGTGGCCGAAGGTGGTGTACTCGGAGGCGTCGGACGCCTGCGGGGGGCTGGAAAAGGGATGCTGCGCCATTTGTTTGGCGGAGTATGGTGAAGGGGACGTGCTGCGGCGGCTGCCGGATTGCGGACACCTCTTCCACGTGGAGTGCGTGGACCCTTGGCTGAGGTCGCACTCATCCTGCCCCGTCTGCCGCACGTCGCCGGAGAAGCCGGCGAAGATGAAACCGGCCACGCCTCCGCGGGCGGTGGTCTTGTCAATCGAGTCATGA